One stretch of Anas acuta chromosome W, bAnaAcu1.1, whole genome shotgun sequence DNA includes these proteins:
- the LOC137846820 gene encoding olfactory receptor 14J1-like produces MPNVSTVSEFLLLAFADKRELQLLHFALFLDIYLAALLGNGLILTAVACDHRLHTPMYFFLLNLALLNLGCISTTVPKATANSLWDTRAISYQGCVAQVLFFVFFIGAEYSLLTVMAYDRYVAICKPLHYGSLLGSRACAQIAAAAWGSGFLNAVLHMANTFSLPLGQGNAVDQFFCEIPQILKLSCSDAYLREVGALVFTLSLVFLCFVYIVVSYMLIFRAVVRMPSEQGRHKAFSTCLPHLAVVSMTVSTGLFAYLKPPSISSPSLDLVVAFLYVVMPPAVNPIIYSMRNQELKNALRKLLSYILLKNH; encoded by the coding sequence ATGCCCAACGTCAGCActgtgagtgagttcctccttctggcatttgcagacaagcgggagctgcagctcctgcacttcgcacTCTTCTTGgacatctacctggctgccctcctgggcaacggcctcatcctcaccgccgtagcctgcgaccaccgcctccacacccccatgtacttcttcctcctcaacctcgccctcctcaacctgggctgcatctccaccactgtccccaaagcaaCAGCCAACTCcctgtgggacaccagggccatctcctatcaaggatgtgttGCACAAGTCCTCTTTTTCGTATTCTTCAttggagcagagtattcccttctcactgtcatggcctacgaccgctacgttgccatctgcaagcccctgcactatgggagcctcctgggcagcagagcttgtgcccagatagcagcagctgcctggggcagtggctttctcaacGCTGTCCTGCACatggccaacacattttccctgcccctcggccaaggcaatgctgtggaccagttcttctgtgaaatcccccagatcctcaagctctcctgctcagatgcctacctgagggaagttggggcacttgtctttactctttctttagtatttctttgttttgtttacattgtGGTGTCCTATATGCTGATCTTTAGAGCGGTGgtgaggatgccctctgagcagggccggcacaaagccttttccacgtgcctccctcacctggctgtggtctctaTGACTGTCAGCACTGGtttgtttgcctacctgaagcctcCCTCCATTTCTTCCCCATCCCTAGACCTGGTGGTGGCATTTTTGTACGTAGTGATGCCTCCGGCAGTGAATCCCAtaatctacagcatgaggaaccaggaactGAAAAATGCTCTCAGGAAATTACTTTCATACATACTTCTTAAGAATCATTAA